Part of the Gammaproteobacteria bacterium genome is shown below.
AGAGATTTGTTAGCGCTGTTATTAACCGTATTAATTTTGACGCCTAAAGATTCGCGTTTGCAACAATAAGGATTAAAAATGCAAAGATTACGTTTAAATATTGTCTGCCCTGATAAACCCGGTTTAATCGCAGCTATTACCGGTGCTTTATTTGAGTTAGACGTAAATTTTTCGGATACGCATTTTGCGTTATTAGAAACGCATGGAGAATTTTCGGCGATTTGTGAAGCTCCTGATTCGCTCGATGCACAAAACATGCATGATTTATTAGTTGCGCTAGCGCCTTTAGCAAATGCAAAAATAGACATCATGCCGTTTCGTGCGGCTAAAACGGCGGTTGATAGTAATATTACGCATTGGTTTTATTTAGAAGGCGCTGATCAGCCGGGTTTGGTTGCGCGTTTAACCGAAGTGTTTGGTGATTATGAAGCAAACATTTTACAAATGGATACGCGGCGTTTACATGCAAATGGCGGCGAGCATTCACAAGATGCTTTGTATTGGATTGAAGTCGGCGTGCAAATTGATGCTGCGCGTAGCGACGCGTGTGTCGCCACGGTGGAAAACACCGCGGCATTATTGAATATGCAAATCAGCGTTTTTGCTGAAGACGTTTTTTAACGATTTATAATATTAAGGAAAAGTAGTATGGCTTCTGAAGTAGGTGAATTAACCATCGAATATGTTGAAGATGGCGTGATGACGATTAAGCAATTAGATAAAGTTATCTTAACCAAAGGCGCTTGGGCGACGTTGATGTTTAAATATCAAGATTGGGATCGTGCTAAACAAGTATATGGCCCACCCAAATACTCGATTCGTCGTTATCAAAAACGCAACGGTGAATATATGCCTAAATCAAAATTTAATATTTCGAGCCGTGATCAAGCTGAAAAAATTATTGCGGCTTTGCAAAAATGGTTTACCGAAGAATAGTCATTTAAGAATTCAGCCAATAGACGATGCCGTTGTCAATCTCGGTGTCGATGCGTGATAAATGCGCGCCGACACAGGGACCATGCAAACAACGGCCATCGCTGATACGAAATTGTGCGCCATGTAATGAGCACATAATTAAAGTCTTGTCATAATTCAAAAAACGATGATCTTGCCAATTGAGCGGTGCGCCGGTGTGTGGACAGCTATTGAAATAAGCGTGACAACGATTATTGTTTCGCACCACAAATAATTCTTGTTGGCCACGAGCGGTGTTGACGATGATCCCCATAGAACCTGGATCATCGAGTTGGCTGAATTCACATAAAA
Proteins encoded:
- a CDS encoding Rieske (2Fe-2S) protein codes for the protein MPRIVLCEFSQLDDPGSMGIIVNTARGQQELFVVRNNNRCHAYFNSCPHTGAPLNWQDHRFLNYDKTLIMCSLHGAQFRISDGRCLHGPCVGAHLSRIDTEIDNGIVYWLNS
- a CDS encoding amino acid-binding protein; the protein is MQRLRLNIVCPDKPGLIAAITGALFELDVNFSDTHFALLETHGEFSAICEAPDSLDAQNMHDLLVALAPLANAKIDIMPFRAAKTAVDSNITHWFYLEGADQPGLVARLTEVFGDYEANILQMDTRRLHANGGEHSQDALYWIEVGVQIDAARSDACVATVENTAALLNMQISVFAEDVF